In the genome of Vicinamibacterales bacterium, the window GGCCGCAGTTCAAGAGCCCGCTGATCTGGGACGTGTTCGCGGTCTCCACTTACGCCACGGTCTCGATCGTGTTTTGGTACGTCGGCCTGATTCCCGACCTGGCGACGCTGCGCGATCGCGCGGCGTCGAAGGTGAAGGCGAAGATCTACGGTATCTTCTCACTCGGCTGGCGCGGCTCGGCCCGCCACTGGCACCGCTACGAAGTGGCCTCGCTGATCCTGGCCGGCCTGTCCACCCCGCTGGTGCTGTCAGTGCACACGGTGGTGAGCTTCGACTTCGCGGTGTCGGTGATTCCCGGCTGGCACGCCACCATCTTCCCGCCCTACTTCGTCGCCGGCGCGATCTACTCCGGCTTCGCGATGGTGCTGACGCTGGCGATTCCGGTGCGCCGCTTCTACGGCATGGAGAGCCTGATCACCATGCGCCACATCGACAACATGGCCAAGGTCATGCTGGCGACGGGCCTGATGGTCGGCTACGGCTACGCGATGGAAGCCTTCTTCGCGTGGTACAGCGCCAGCCCGCACGAGAAGTTCATGATGTACAACCGCATGTTCGGTCCCTACGGGTGGTCGTACTGGACGCTGATCTCGATCAACGTCGTGATGGTGCAGTTCCTGTGGCTCAAAGCCGTGCGCAGCAACACCGTGCTGCTGTTCATCATGTCGATCTTCGTCAACATCGGCATGTGGCTCGAGCGCTTCGTCATCATCGTGACCTCGCTCAACCGCGACTTCATCCCGGCGTCGTGGGGCATGTATTACCCGACGCAATGGGATTTCATGACGTTCTTCGGGACCATCGGGTTGTTCCTGACGCTGTTCCTGCTGTTCCTGAGGTTCATGCCGATGATTTCGATATTCGAGGTCAAGACGCTGCTGCCGCAGGGCAAGATCAAGGCGGATCACCATGCACACTAACGAGCCGACCAACCGGCTCCACGGCGTGATGGCCGAGTTCGACTCGGGCCAGGCGCTCGTCGACGCAGCGCGCCAGACCATGGCGCAGGGCTTCACGAAAGTGGAGGCCTACTCGCCGGTGCCGATCGAAGAACTGAACGACGTCATCCACCAGACGCGGACCATCCTGCCGAAGCTGGTGCTGGGCGGCGGCCTTGCCGGCATGGCCACCGGCTTCGGCCTGCAGTACTGGGCGTCGGTGATCGAGTTCCCGATGAACATCGGCGGCCGCCCGCAGGCGAGCTGGCCGACCTTCATCATCCCGTCCTACGAGCTGACCATCCTGTTCGCGGCGCTGACCGCCGCGATCGGGATGATCGTGCTGAGCGGGCTGCCGCAGCCGTATCACCCGGTGTTCAACGTCGCGCGCTTCGCGATGGCCAGCTCCGACAAGTTCTTCCTGGTGGTGGAGTCGCACGACCCGAAGTTCGACCCCCACGCCACCAGCGAGTTCCTGAAGACCACGGGCGCGAAGGGAGTGTATGAAGTTGAAGAGTAAGGCACTCACGCTCGCGCTGCTGGCCGCCGCGGCGCTGACCGCCGCCTGCCGCCAGGACATGCACGACACGCCGCGCTACGAAGCGTTCGAGGCCAACAACACGTTCGCCGACGGCCGAGCCTCGCGCTCGGCGCCGGCCGGCACGGTCGCCCGCGGCTGGCTGCGCGACGACGAGGCGCTCTACACCGGCAAGGTGGCGGGGCAGCTGGTTGAGCAGTTCCCGTTCGCGATCGGCGAGGCCGAGATGCACCGCGGCCAGCAGCGCTTCAACATCTACTGCACCCCGTGCCACGGCAAGCTCGGCGACGGCAAGGGCATGGTCGTGCAGCGCGGCCTCCGCCAGGCGGCGTCGTATCACCAGGAACGGCTGCGGCAGGAGAAGGTCGGCTACTTCTTCGATGTCATCACCAACGGCTTCGGCGCGATGCAGGGCTACGCCGACCAGATCCCGGCCCGCGACCGCTGGCTGATCGTGTCGTACGTGCGCGCGCTGCAGCTGAGCCAGCATGCGTCGGTTGACGACGTGCCGGCCGACCAGCGCGCGGGACTCGACGCCTCGGCGTCGCCGGTGCCCTCGGCATCCACCGAGAAGCCGGCCGCCACGGCTCCAGCGGAGAAACAGTAATGGCGGGACAACTCGCGAACCTTGCGAACCGCTCCGATGTCGCGGTTCAAATTCCGGGGATGAAACACCAGTGAGCGTGACTTCCGAATCGTTCAAGGTCGACGTGCCGCTCCCCGGCATGAAGCAGTTCGGCCTCATCGCCGCCGTGCTCGGCATCGCGCTGACCGGCGCCGGCTTCATGATGTCGGGGGCCGACCGCTTCTACCAGGCCTACCTGGTGGCCTACACGTTCTGGATGGGCGTGGCCCTCGGCAGCCTGGCGCTGCTCATGGTCCAGCACCTGTCGGGCGGCGTCTGGGGCGTGGTGTTGCGACGGCCGTTCGAAGCCGCGGTCCGCACCATTCCGTTCATGGCGGTGTTGTTCCTGCCGATCGTCTTCGGCATGCACTCGCTCTACGAGTGGACGCACGAGAGCGCCCTGACCGACCCGATCCTGATGCAGAAGGCGGCGTACCTGAACACGCCCTTCTTCCTGGTGCGCCAGGCCCTCTACTTCGTGATCTGGTCGGCGATGGGCTACCTGCTGACCTCGTGGTCGGCGGAGCACGACCGCACCGGCGACCAGGCCCTGGTCGACAAGATGTCGCGCCTCTCGGGGGCCGGCCTGGTCATCTACTTCCTGACCGTGACCTTCGCCATGGTCGACTGGACGATGTCGGTGAACCCGCACTGGTTCTCGACCATCTGGGGCATGCTCTACATCGGCGGCCAGGGCCTGTCGGCCTTCGCCTTCGGCATCACCGTGCTGGTGATGCTGTCGCAGACCTCGCCGATGAGCAGGGTGCTGACCACGCACCACTTCCACGACCTCGGCAAGTTCCTGTTCGCGTTTCTGATGCTGTGGGCCTACCTGTCGTTCTCGCAGTTCCTGATCATCTGGTCGGCGAACCTGCCGGAAGAGATTCCGCACTACCTGACGCGGTGGGACAACAACTGGAAGTACCTCAGCATCTTCATCATCGTCGGCCACTTCATCGTGCCCTACGCCCTGCTGCTGTCGCGCGACCTCAAGAAGAACGCCCGCAAGCTGCGCCTGATCGCGACCTGGATCATCTGCGCCCGCGTCGCCGACTACTACTGGCACGTGGCGCCGGAGTTCCACCAGGACGGCTTCACCTTCAGCCTGCTCGACATCGCGCTGCCGCTGGCGCTGGGCGGGATCTTCATCTCGATCTTCGTGTCACAGCTCGCCGGCCGCTCGCTGCTGCCCGTGAACGACGCCCAGCTGGAGAAGGCACTGACCCATCATGTCCACTAACGAGCACGTGAGCGACCACGACCTCGAGTACGGGCCGACGCCGCCCGGCGCGGGGCACGAACACACCGACATCGACACCTCGATCGGCTACAAGTTCGCCCTGTGGCTGGCGGTGGCGATGCTGATGGGAGCGGGCATCGTCTACGGCACGTTCTGGTTCTTCGAGGGCCGGCAGCAGGCGGCCGATGCCGCGACGCAGCAGTACCCGCTGGCCGTCGGCCAGGAGAAGATGCCGCCCGCGCCGAACCTGCAGACCCAGCCGTTCAAGGACGTCTACATGCTGCGCCACAGCGAGGCCGAGCGCCTCGAAAGCTACGGCTGGGTCGACAAGGACGGCGGCATTGCCCGCATCCCGATCGACCGGGCGATGGAACTGACGCTGCAGCGCGGCCTGCCGGCGCGGAGCGGCGGCGGCGACGGCGTCAACGTCGTCACGCAAGACAGTTCGTCGGGCCGCACCATCGCGCCGAGATAGACCACGGGAACGAGAAAGAAAGAAGAAATGTCACGCACTGCCCTTCGATCAGCGATCGCGACCGGCGCCCTGGCGCTGATGACGGTCGCGGTGTCGGCGCAGGGCGACCCCGGCCTGCGGCCGCCGGCGTCGCCGCCGTCGAGCCAGGTGCCGGGCATTCTCGGCACGGTCGCCTTCGAGCAGCACCTCAACGAGCAACTGCCGCTGGCGCTGCCGTTCACCGACGAAACCGGCAAGGCGGTGAAGCTGGGCGACTACTTCGGCCGCAAGCCGGTGGTGCTGGCGTTCGTGTATTACGAGTGCCCGATGCTGTGCACGCAGGTGCTCAACGGGCTCGAGAGCGCGTTGCGGGTGATCGACGAGAGCATCGGCAAGGAATTCGACGTGGTGACGGTGAGCTTCGACCCGCGCGAGACGGCAGTGCTGGCCGCCGGCAAGAAGCAGGCGTATCTCGACCGCTACAAGCGTCCCGAGGCCGCGCAGGGCTGGCACTTCCTGACCGGCAGCCAGGCCTCGATCGACGCGCTGACCAGGTCGGCCGGCTTCAGCTATGCGTGGGACGAGGCATCGCAGCAGTTCGCGCACGCCAGCGGCATCATCGTGGCGACGCCGGAGGGCAAGCTGTCGCGCTACTTCCTCGGCATCGACTACTCGCCGCGCGACGTCAAGTTCGCGTTGATCGAGTCGTCAGCCGGCAAGATCGGATCGCTGGCGGAACAGCTGTTGCTTTACTGCTATCACTACGATCCGACCGCCGGTAATTACGGGTTCGTGGCCATGAGGGCCGTTCGGATTGGCGGCGCCGCGACGCTCGTGGCGCTGTTTGGATTCATGTTCGTGTCGATTCGGCGCGACCACCGCGCGGCCGGACACTAGATAATGAAAATATTCGGCATTCCCATCTTCCCGGATCAGGCATCGACGTTCGCCAAGGACGTCGACGCGCTGTATTTCTTCATCATCGCGGTCAGCGCGTTCTTCGCCATCGCCGTGGCGATAGCGGTGATCTACTTCGGCATCCGCTATCGCAAGACGCACGACGGCGAGATCGGCGCCCGCATCGAGGGCAACCTGCCGCTCGAGCTGCTGTGGAGCGTGATCCCGACGATCATCGCCATGGTGATGTTCGGCTGGGGCGCGTCGGTGTATTTCCACCTGCGCCGTCCGCCCGCCGAGGCGATGCACATCTACGCGGTGGGCAAGCAGTGGATGTGGAAGTTCCAGCACCTCGAAGGGCAGCGTGAGATCAACGAACTGCACATCCCCGCGGGCCGGCCGGTCAAGATCACGATCAGCTCCGAGGACGTGCTGCACAGCCTGTTCTTCCCGGCGTTCCGCACCAAGATGGACGCCATCCCGGGCCGCTACACCGAGCTGTGGTTCGACGCCCAGACGCCCGGCTCGTACCACATCTTCTGCGCCGAGTACTGCGGCACCAACCACGCCGGCATGATCGGCACGGTCACGGTGATGGAGCCGGCCCAGTACCAGGCGTGGCTGCAGGGCGGCGGCATGGAAGGGACGCTGGCGCAGCGCGGCGCCAAGCAGTTCAACGACCTGGCGTGCTCGACCTGCCATCTCGACAGCGGCCAGGGCCGCGGGCCGTCGCTGCACGACATTGTCGGCAAGCCCGTGGAGCTGCAGGACGGCTCCACCGTGGTGGTGGACGAGGCCTACCTGCGCGAGTCGATCCTGAACTCGCAGGCCAAGGTGGTGAAGGGCTTCCAGCCGCTGATGCCGACCTTCCAGGGCCTGATCAGCGAAGAGAACCTGGTCGCCCTCATCGAACACGTCAAGTCACTGTCGCCGAACGCCACGACGGCGCCGGCCACGACACCGGCGCCGGCCGCACCACCGGCTGAGAAGAAATAAGCCATGTTGGACAAGCTCAAGATTCCGGAGCGGCACTACCTGAACAACGGCCACGGCCTGGCGTCGTGGCTGTTGACCAAGGACCACAAGCGGATCGCGATCATGTATTTGATCTCGATCTCGGTGATGTTCTTCCTCGGCGGACTGTTCGCCGTCGGCATCCGCCTCGAGCTGGCGACGCCGCAGGGTGATTTCGTCCAGGCCGACACCTACAACAAGTTCTTCACCATGCACGGCATCATCATGGTGTTCTTCTTCCTGATCCCGTCGATCCCGGCGGTGCTCGGCAACTTCCTGATCCCGCCGATGATCGGCGCCAAGGACCTGGCCTTCCCGCGCATCAACCTGCTGAGCCTCTACCTGCTCTGGTTCGGCGCCATCTTCGCGACCGTCGCCATGGTTTCGGGCGGGGTCGACACCGGCTGGACGTTCTACACCCCGTATAGCACCACCGGCTCGAACAGCCACGTGGTGCCGATGGCGCTCGGCATCTTCATCGCCGGCTTCTCCTCGATCCTGACCGGCCTCAACTTCATCGTCACCATTCATCGCATGCGCGCGCCCGGCATGACCTGGTTCCGCCTGCCGCTGTTCGTGTGGGCGCACTATGCGACCAGCCTGATCCAGGTGCTGGGCACACCCGTCGTCGCCATCACCATCGTGATGGTCGGCGTCGAGCGCGCCCTCGGTTTCGGCATCTTCGACCCGGCCCGCGGCGGCGACCCGGTGCTGTTCCAGCACCTGTTCTGGTTCTACTCGCACCCGGCGGTCTACATCATGATCCTGCCGGCACTGGGCGTGATGAGCGAGCTGATCTCGACCTTCTCGCGGAAGACCATCTTCGGCTACAGCTTCGTGGCGTTCTCGTCGCTGGCGATTGCGGTGTTCGGCTTCATCGTGTGGGCGCACCACATGTTCGTGGCCGGCATCTCGACCTACGCGGCGATGGTGTTCTCGTTCCTGAGCTTTTCGGTGGCCATCCCGTCGGCGGTCAAGGTGTTCAACTGGACCGCGACCCTCTACAAGGGCGCCATCTCGTTCGAGACGCCGATGCTCTACGCCTACGGCTTCATGGGCCTGTTCGCCATCGGCGGCCTGACCGGCCTGTTCCTGGCCACGCTCGGTCTCGACATCCACTTGCACGACACCTACTTCGTGGTCTCGCACTTCCACTACATCATGGTCGGCGGCGCGATCATGGGCTACATGGGCGGCCTGCACTTCTGGTGGCCGAAGATGACCGGGCGGATGTATTCCGAGTTCTTCTCCCGCATCTCGGCGATCCTGGTGTTCGTCGGCTTCAACCTGACCTTCTTCCCGCAGTTCGTGGTCGGCTACCTCGGCATGCCGCGCCGCTACCACTCGTATCCGGACGAGTTCCAGGTGCTCAACGTGATGTCGTCGGCGGGGGCCAGCGTGCTCGGCCTCGGTTACTTCCTGCCGGTGATTACCTGCTGTGGTCGCTGAAGAACGGCGCGGTCGCCGGCCCCAACCCGTGGGGGGCCTCGGGCCTCGAGTGGCAAATCCAGTCGCCGCCGCTGACCGAGAACTTCCTCGAGACGCCCATCGTCGACCGCGAGCCCTACGAGTACGAGCACGTCGTCGCCAAGGAGAAGCATCTTGTCTAACGCGGTAGTGCACGCTGACGCGCACGGTCACGCGCACGCGGCCCATCACCCGGCCCTGCAGCACCACTTCGACACGATGGCGCAGCAGAAAGAAGCTGTGGTCGTCGGCATGTGGGTGTTCCTGCTCACCGAAATCCTGTTCTTCGGCGGCTTGTTCGCGGCCTACATGATCTACCGGATGTGGTACTTCGACGCGTTCGCCGAGGCGAGCCGGTCGCTGGACATCTCCTGGGGCGCCCTCAACACCGCGGTCCTGATCGGCAGCTCGCTGACGATGGCGATGGGCGTCCGCAGCGCGCAGACCAACAAGCGGATTGCCACGGTCAACTGGCTGATCCTGACGATGGTCCTCGGCTCGGTCTTCCTCGGCGTCAAGGTGATCGAGTACGCCGACAAGTTCGAGCACCACCACGTGCCGGGCTACAACTTCCAGTGGGCGTCGGCGCACCCCTCGACTTCGCTCGGGGCAGGTGAGGCGCCCGCGGCCGGCGCCGAACACGCCGCACCGGCGGCCGAGGGCGCCGCTGCCGCGGAAGGCGGCCCCTCGACTGCAGGCCACCGCCAGCTCGCGCTCAACGCCGAGCAGCTGCAGCTGACCACGCAGATCTACTTCAGCCTTTACTTCACGATGACCGGGCTGCACGCCCTCCACATGATCATCGGCATCGGCATCATGTGCGTGATCACGTGGATGTCATGGAAGGGCAAGTTCGACGACCACTACTACACACCCGTGGAGATGGCCGGCCTCTACTGGCACTTCGTGGACATCGTGTGGATCTTCCTGTTCCCGCTGCTCTACCTCGTCGAGAGGCACGTCTAATGTCTGGACACGTTTCGCCGGTCAGCCTCTACGTCACCATCTTCCTGGCGCTGATGGTCCTCACGGCTGCGACCGTGTTTGCCGCCTTCGTCGACCTGGGCCAGTTCAACTTCCTGGTCGCCATGATCATCGCCGTGTTCAAGGCGTCGCTGGTCATCTGGTACTTCATGCACGTGAAGTACGCGAGCCACCTGACCAAGCTGACCGTGTCCACCGGCCTGTTTTTTCTGGTGATCCTGCTGTCGCTGCTGCTGGTCGACTACGCCTCGAAGGGCTTCTCGGCCATGCTGCCGGCCCTGAAGTAACCGGCCGCTACATTCGCGCAAAGGCATGGAAGCGGGACTCCCCGCTTCCGTCGCCTTCGACTCTCGCCTCGTCCATCTGCACCGCCGAGACCCCGATCTCGGCGAAGGCGCGCAAGATCCAGCGCCGGTCGAAACGTCCTTCAGGTAAGTCGAGAATCGCGACGGCGTGCGTGGCCTTGGCGGCCATGCGCGCGAGCACACCGCGGGCGTAGTCAACGTCAGGGAATGATCCAAAGGCGCGGCACACCACCACCTGCCACGGTTGCGCCGGATCGAGCTCGGCCGGCGATCCAGAGACGAATCGGCCGCCGGGCATGGTCTCCCGGGCCTCGGCGATCAGGGCGGGGTCGGCGTCCATCCCGCCGACGATGAAGCCGTTGTCATGCAGTGGGAGCAGGAATTCGCCGGCGCCGCAGGCGACCTCGAAGACCTCGGTGCCGGGCCCGATGTCCAGCGTTTCGGCAACGTATTCGACGAACTCGGGCAAGCAACTACTTCTTGTCGAGCGCGGCGACGTCGAGCGCAACGGTGTCGATCTGCACCGAGGCGACCTTGGTGCCGGTCGGCACGCGGAACGGGAACGCGCACTTGTACTCCGGCACCGAGCCGGGATCGATGATCGCCACCGAGGTGTTGTAGACCTTGCCGGCGGCATCCGTCAGCACCGGCTTCTTGACGATCGTTTCCTTGAAGGCGGGCGTGACCTTGAAGGCCAGCGTGACAACGGCGAACTCTTCGCCTGCCCGGGCGTTGCCGCGCTGAGAGTTGGTGGTTGGCGGACAATCAACCAGCGGCACGTTCTGGGCCCGCTCGACGCCCATCGCGGTGATCTCAAGGCCCTTGTAGTTGGTGGTCTTGGCGGCCTGCTCCGCCCCCGCCATGGCTTCCACCTCCGCCAAGGCTCCGGCGGACAAGCCGAGAGCCATGGCGAGTGCGGACGCAACGAAGATGTGACGAGCCTTCACAGCGGCGCGTCTGGGTTCGCCAGCGTGCGCCACATGTGCGCGCTCGGGCTGTTGTCGTTGCCGAGGCCTTCCTTCGGTGTCTTGAAGTGGCGGCCGATGATGTCTTCGAACGGATCGATCGAGACCTTGGCGTTCGGGTCGAAGGCGTAGAGGTCGTTCACCGTGACCAGGCGCGGCTCCATGTACCACTTGTGGTTGCGGAGCATCTTGTAGGTCGCCTCGATGTGCGGCGGCGGCGTGTAGTCCTGGCCGAAGATCCGGTAGTACAGGTCCGGATACTCGTAGCCGGCGTCGGCATCGGCGTAGAACCGCAGGGTCTGGTGGTAGCGAATGCCGAACGCGGACTTCTCGGGGATGTAGGGCTCGAACAGCTGGGCGCCCCACCAGCCGTGATCGGCCTTCATCAGCGCCTGCGCGCAGTCGTGCAGCAGGCAGGCGAGGATGATTTCTTCCGACATGCCGGTCTTGAGCGCGCGCGTGGCGCTCTGCAGCACGTGGTTGGCGGGCGCGAAACGGAGCCGGAAGAAATCCTGGAGGGTCGGATTCTTCGGCATCGGCGCGAGCTTCTTGACGTTGCCGCGAGTGTTGACGAAGACGTTGCCGGCGCCGCGCCGATAGCCGCGCGTTTCGATCTGTGCTTCCAGCTCGGCGACGGTCGGGAACTTCTCGGCGGCGCCCTGGGCGGCAGCCTGCTGGTCCAGGCTCTCTTCCATCCAGTGCTCAAGGGCGTCGGCCTTGGCCTCCGAACCCATCAGGCTCACGGCGGCGGTGCCACCGAGGCTGGCGATGAAGGCTCTGCGATCGATCTCCATGTGTTCCTCCGCCGCAGACAATAGACCCATTGCCCGCCGGGTTCAACTCTATTTCACCCCTTGAGCCTCGAGCGCTGAGAGCCAATTGCCCGCAAACTGACGGGCCGCGTCGGTGGCCGGCCGGCCGGCGCGGAAGCACATCTTCCACCCGCGCGGCTTGGCTTCAAGAGCAGGGTCCTGGAAACGCTGGACTTTGTCCTGGGTGACCAGCCTGGCGTCCACGGCGACGTCCTTGCTGACCTCGAGGAACGCCCGCAGGCGCATGGCCACGAGCGCCCGGGGATCGGCGGGATAAGTGGCCTCGAAGGCCCTGGTCGCGGCGTCATGGGCGCTCACCTGTTGGGCGCGCTGCTCCTTGAGCATGGTCTCGAGTTCCACCTTCCGGGGCCCCTTTTCCATCTCGGTGAACCGCGCGCGCATGGTTTCGAAGCCCTCCTCGAGCGTCACCTTCTGCTCCGGCGTAATCGAATCGTCCACGAACTGCTTGCGGAGGGCCTCGACCTGCTGCTCGAATCCCGCCCGCTGCCTGGCCAGCACCTGGTCGGCCGTCTGTTCCGCCGGCAGGGGATCGGGCCCGTTGGCTTCACGATGGTCGGCGTAGCGGCGCTTGAACTCGTCGCTTTCGACAAAGGCGCGCGCGAGCGTGGCGGCGGCATTGACCATGGCGACACGCGCCTGGGGAGGCGCGGCGGTGAAGACCTCGGCCTTGCCGGCCAGCGACAGGGCGCCGGCCATGAAGGAGTCGAACACCGCCTCCCTGGCGCGCCCTTCGGTGATGCCGAGCTGCGTGGTGAGCGACTGTGCGGTGAGGGTGGCGCCGACGGCCGCGGCCGCGACGACGCCGATGATGGCTCTGCGATTCATGGCAGTAAGAATACCCGCAGCGCGCCGGGATCTATCAGCCGCAAATGACGCGGATTCCGCGGAGTGCAGCAGGACTCGATAGCAAGAAGCGGGGCGGCACCAAAGTGCCGCCCTTCTGGCACTAGCGGGCGGGTTTGGACTGTACCGTGACTTTGTGGCCGCGGATCTGGGTGCGCTTCAGGGCGGTGACGACCCGTTCGGCCAGTTCTTCAGGAATCTCCACCAGCGAGTAGTCGTCGTGCACCTTGATGGCGCCGATCACGCCTGACGGGATCTTCGCTTCGCCGGCGATGGCGCCCACCAGGTCGGCGGGCCTGATGCTCTCGTCCTTGCCCACGCTGATACGCAGCACCATCATCGGGCCTTCCTCACGCGGTTCTCGCGAGGGCCGCGGCGCGCGCTGGTAGCCGCGATCGTCACGGGGCGGGCCGTCGTAGCTTCGCGACGACCGGGTGTCGGCCTCTTCCATCACCGGGACCGCGGCCTTCTCGGCGCCGTCGTTGGCCATCGCCACGGCGGCGGCGGCGATGTCGATCAGTTCGAATTCCTGCGCCAGCGACTCGACCAGTTCCTTGGTGTCGTCGAGGCCGCCCGCGGCAATGCGCTCGCGGATCGAGTCTTTCGCGGCCTCCAGCCGCCGCTTGCGCAGGTCGGCTTCGGTCGGCAGCTTGCCGATCTCGACGCGCTGCTTGGTGAGGCGCTCGACGTATTGCAGGAAGCGCTGCTCGCGGGGCGCCGCCAGCGTGATGGCTACGCCTTCGCGCCCGATGCGGCCGGTGCGGCCAATGCGGTGCACGTAGACTTCGGGAGCCGTCGGCAGGTCGTAGTTGATGAC includes:
- a CDS encoding cytochrome C oxidase subunit IV family protein → MSGHVSPVSLYVTIFLALMVLTAATVFAAFVDLGQFNFLVAMIIAVFKASLVIWYFMHVKYASHLTKLTVSTGLFFLVILLSLLLVDYASKGFSAMLPALK
- a CDS encoding DUF3341 domain-containing protein — its product is MHTNEPTNRLHGVMAEFDSGQALVDAARQTMAQGFTKVEAYSPVPIEELNDVIHQTRTILPKLVLGGGLAGMATGFGLQYWASVIEFPMNIGGRPQASWPTFIIPSYELTILFAALTAAIGMIVLSGLPQPYHPVFNVARFAMASSDKFFLVVESHDPKFDPHATSEFLKTTGAKGVYEVEE
- the coxB gene encoding cytochrome c oxidase subunit II, encoding MKIFGIPIFPDQASTFAKDVDALYFFIIAVSAFFAIAVAIAVIYFGIRYRKTHDGEIGARIEGNLPLELLWSVIPTIIAMVMFGWGASVYFHLRRPPAEAMHIYAVGKQWMWKFQHLEGQREINELHIPAGRPVKITISSEDVLHSLFFPAFRTKMDAIPGRYTELWFDAQTPGSYHIFCAEYCGTNHAGMIGTVTVMEPAQYQAWLQGGGMEGTLAQRGAKQFNDLACSTCHLDSGQGRGPSLHDIVGKPVELQDGSTVVVDEAYLRESILNSQAKVVKGFQPLMPTFQGLISEENLVALIEHVKSLSPNATTAPATTPAPAAPPAEKK
- a CDS encoding SCO family protein — protein: MSRTALRSAIATGALALMTVAVSAQGDPGLRPPASPPSSQVPGILGTVAFEQHLNEQLPLALPFTDETGKAVKLGDYFGRKPVVLAFVYYECPMLCTQVLNGLESALRVIDESIGKEFDVVTVSFDPRETAVLAAGKKQAYLDRYKRPEAAQGWHFLTGSQASIDALTRSAGFSYAWDEASQQFAHASGIIVATPEGKLSRYFLGIDYSPRDVKFALIESSAGKIGSLAEQLLLYCYHYDPTAGNYGFVAMRAVRIGGAATLVALFGFMFVSIRRDHRAAGH
- a CDS encoding cbb3-type cytochrome c oxidase subunit I; amino-acid sequence: MLDKLKIPERHYLNNGHGLASWLLTKDHKRIAIMYLISISVMFFLGGLFAVGIRLELATPQGDFVQADTYNKFFTMHGIIMVFFFLIPSIPAVLGNFLIPPMIGAKDLAFPRINLLSLYLLWFGAIFATVAMVSGGVDTGWTFYTPYSTTGSNSHVVPMALGIFIAGFSSILTGLNFIVTIHRMRAPGMTWFRLPLFVWAHYATSLIQVLGTPVVAITIVMVGVERALGFGIFDPARGGDPVLFQHLFWFYSHPAVYIMILPALGVMSELISTFSRKTIFGYSFVAFSSLAIAVFGFIVWAHHMFVAGISTYAAMVFSFLSFSVAIPSAVKVFNWTATLYKGAISFETPMLYAYGFMGLFAIGGLTGLFLATLGLDIHLHDTYFVVSHFHYIMVGGAIMGYMGGLHFWWPKMTGRMYSEFFSRISAILVFVGFNLTFFPQFVVGYLGMPRRYHSYPDEFQVLNVMSSAGASVLGLGYFLPVITCCGR
- a CDS encoding cytochrome c oxidase subunit 3 family protein, with the translated sequence MSNAVVHADAHGHAHAAHHPALQHHFDTMAQQKEAVVVGMWVFLLTEILFFGGLFAAYMIYRMWYFDAFAEASRSLDISWGALNTAVLIGSSLTMAMGVRSAQTNKRIATVNWLILTMVLGSVFLGVKVIEYADKFEHHHVPGYNFQWASAHPSTSLGAGEAPAAGAEHAAPAAEGAAAAEGGPSTAGHRQLALNAEQLQLTTQIYFSLYFTMTGLHALHMIIGIGIMCVITWMSWKGKFDDHYYTPVEMAGLYWHFVDIVWIFLFPLLYLVERHV
- a CDS encoding methyltransferase domain-containing protein, which encodes MPEFVEYVAETLDIGPGTEVFEVACGAGEFLLPLHDNGFIVGGMDADPALIAEARETMPGGRFVSGSPAELDPAQPWQVVVCRAFGSFPDVDYARGVLARMAAKATHAVAILDLPEGRFDRRWILRAFAEIGVSAVQMDEARVEGDGSGESRFHAFARM
- the nrfD gene encoding NrfD/PsrC family molybdoenzyme membrane anchor subunit, giving the protein MANKVQSSTALLEETPVILPGHDFETVTETVAEIPLSKRFPLGWIGVLLIGLLLAGMLQMALGYLLIKGIGIWGNNIPVGWAFDIINFVWWIGIGHAGTLISAILLLFKQQWRMSISRFAEAMTIFAVACAAIFPVFHTGRPWLAAYWLFPYPNAMGLWPQFKSPLIWDVFAVSTYATVSIVFWYVGLIPDLATLRDRAASKVKAKIYGIFSLGWRGSARHWHRYEVASLILAGLSTPLVLSVHTVVSFDFAVSVIPGWHATIFPPYFVAGAIYSGFAMVLTLAIPVRRFYGMESLITMRHIDNMAKVMLATGLMVGYGYAMEAFFAWYSASPHEKFMMYNRMFGPYGWSYWTLISINVVMVQFLWLKAVRSNTVLLFIMSIFVNIGMWLERFVIIVTSLNRDFIPASWGMYYPTQWDFMTFFGTIGLFLTLFLLFLRFMPMISIFEVKTLLPQGKIKADHHAH
- a CDS encoding cytochrome c, whose translation is MKLKSKALTLALLAAAALTAACRQDMHDTPRYEAFEANNTFADGRASRSAPAGTVARGWLRDDEALYTGKVAGQLVEQFPFAIGEAEMHRGQQRFNIYCTPCHGKLGDGKGMVVQRGLRQAASYHQERLRQEKVGYFFDVITNGFGAMQGYADQIPARDRWLIVSYVRALQLSQHASVDDVPADQRAGLDASASPVPSASTEKPAATAPAEKQ